The Gemmatimonadota bacterium genome has a window encoding:
- a CDS encoding DUF998 domain-containing protein gives MRDLHGARRERCVAVAGIAGVACMAGGMAAAVLAYDRPGGPGYSFANHFVSELGWAESSPRAWAFNGGVALAGLLFTPILWRVARLEGTRWGFVAGGVGVATGLAGVLVGLVPMGGGGPHLVLAAVYFWLLMIGAILYTAVFRQAAREGRARGLYRASRALLAGCVAFTAAPKGELMAAHRNFEAYALSARPAVRLLALLEWCVIALAVVFVLVAAAHLLRRGDASSPIG, from the coding sequence ATGCGGGATTTGCACGGTGCGCGGCGGGAGAGGTGTGTCGCCGTGGCGGGGATTGCGGGAGTCGCGTGCATGGCGGGAGGCATGGCTGCCGCAGTCTTGGCCTATGATCGGCCGGGTGGACCGGGGTACTCGTTCGCAAACCACTTCGTATCCGAACTCGGCTGGGCGGAGTCGTCGCCGCGCGCGTGGGCGTTCAATGGAGGCGTGGCACTTGCCGGGCTCCTGTTCACGCCGATTCTGTGGAGAGTGGCGCGACTCGAAGGGACGCGGTGGGGGTTCGTGGCGGGGGGAGTCGGCGTGGCCACGGGCCTTGCGGGCGTGCTGGTCGGCCTGGTCCCCATGGGCGGCGGCGGTCCGCATCTGGTTCTGGCGGCGGTGTACTTCTGGCTCCTGATGATTGGGGCGATTCTCTACACGGCGGTGTTTCGTCAGGCGGCCCGGGAAGGCCGGGCACGCGGCCTGTATCGGGCGAGCCGTGCGCTTCTCGCGGGATGCGTCGCATTCACCGCTGCCCCCAAAGGCGAACTCATGGCCGCCCACCGGAACTTCGAAGCGTATGCGCTGTCCGCCCGGCCCGCAGTTCGATTGCTGGCCCTGCTGGAGTGGTGCGTGATTGCGCTTGCCGTAGTTTTTGTTCTGGTCGCCGCGGCGCATCTGCTGCGCCGCGGCGACGCTTCATCGCCTATCGGATGA
- a CDS encoding SMP-30/gluconolactonase/LRE family protein: MFRKRTQGLIVKAFGLLVSALCVIAIVSPPASAVKAPPEYLLSWGSPGSGASQFSSPADLAVGPDGCVYVADTYNHRVQKFSPDGAFLDSWGGMGSTNGHFIQPAGITVSDDNTIFVADTFNHRIQKFSSAGIYLHSWGSFGAGPGEFSNPTGLDTDAVGNLYVADTYNNRIQKFAPDGTFLAEWGNMGFGPAQFNSPFGVAVSVLGYVYVSDTYNYRIQKFLTDGTFLDQWGGMGGSNGYFSVANRLTTDGRGRVFVADTYNHRVQGFTGHGNYFTSWGWLGTNPGWFYFPTAVAIAPDDEHYYVADTLNNRIQKFGPAVIGLADASWGKVKSLYR, encoded by the coding sequence GTGTTCAGAAAGCGAACACAAGGACTGATCGTGAAGGCGTTCGGGCTGCTCGTGTCGGCTCTTTGCGTGATCGCGATCGTGTCTCCTCCCGCGTCCGCCGTGAAGGCTCCTCCGGAGTATCTGTTGTCATGGGGAAGTCCCGGGAGCGGGGCTTCGCAGTTCTCCAGCCCGGCAGACCTTGCTGTCGGACCGGACGGTTGCGTGTATGTCGCCGACACCTACAACCACCGCGTCCAGAAGTTCTCCCCCGACGGGGCGTTCCTCGACTCATGGGGCGGCATGGGTTCCACCAACGGGCACTTCATTCAGCCCGCCGGGATCACCGTCTCCGATGACAACACCATCTTTGTCGCCGACACATTCAACCACCGGATTCAGAAGTTCTCGTCCGCCGGGATCTATCTCCACTCCTGGGGTTCGTTCGGAGCGGGTCCGGGTGAGTTCAGCAACCCCACCGGGCTCGATACCGACGCCGTCGGCAATCTCTATGTCGCGGACACCTACAACAACCGCATCCAGAAGTTCGCGCCTGACGGCACCTTCCTCGCCGAGTGGGGAAACATGGGCTTCGGCCCCGCCCAGTTCAACAGTCCGTTCGGGGTAGCCGTCAGCGTACTCGGCTATGTCTATGTCTCCGACACCTACAACTACCGCATCCAGAAGTTCCTCACCGATGGGACCTTCCTGGACCAGTGGGGAGGCATGGGCGGCAGCAACGGGTACTTCTCGGTCGCCAATCGCCTGACGACCGACGGGCGCGGACGCGTCTTCGTCGCCGATACCTACAACCATCGCGTTCAGGGCTTCACGGGCCACGGCAACTACTTCACCTCCTGGGGGTGGCTGGGAACCAATCCCGGCTGGTTCTACTTCCCCACCGCCGTTGCGATCGCGCCGGACGACGAGCACTACTATGTTGCGGACACGCTGAACAACCGTATCCAGAAGTTCGGCCCGGCGGTCATCGGTCTGGCCGATGCTTCCTGGGGCAAGGTGAAGAGCCTCTACCGCTAG
- a CDS encoding malate dehydrogenase, with protein sequence MLEKIGVIGAGNIGGVLVQELVRRQLARTIAVTDPAPFVNPEDPPERQETTKSQSVARGKALDILEGTPLLGSDVSVEAGRDYDVLAGCDMVINTAGVPRKARPDGTFPSRDELLSINLKVTGQVAKGIADHCPDATVISVANPLDAIVYTLYRKLGIPKNRLIGMAGVLDSARYRWFVAQAAGVSVDNVEALVLGGHGDTMVPVRSCCRIAGMPVEKFVSSEDLDAIEARTRKAGGEVVGLLGFGSAFVSPALSALEMAESILFDRKKVTPVCTLLEGEYGVDGLFVGVPAVLGANGVEKIIETELTDAEATALEASVSAVRTTCEDVDRMLEQATPAG encoded by the coding sequence GTGCTTGAGAAGATCGGTGTCATCGGCGCAGGAAACATCGGGGGGGTGCTCGTTCAGGAACTCGTCCGGCGGCAGCTGGCCCGGACGATCGCGGTCACCGACCCGGCTCCCTTTGTGAATCCGGAGGATCCGCCCGAGAGGCAGGAGACCACGAAGAGCCAGTCCGTCGCGCGCGGCAAAGCGCTCGACATCCTGGAAGGAACTCCGCTCCTCGGCAGCGATGTCTCCGTGGAGGCCGGACGCGACTACGATGTGCTCGCGGGCTGCGACATGGTGATCAACACAGCGGGCGTGCCGAGAAAAGCGCGTCCGGACGGGACCTTCCCGTCGAGAGATGAACTCCTGTCGATCAACCTGAAGGTGACCGGCCAGGTGGCGAAGGGGATCGCGGACCACTGCCCGGATGCCACCGTCATCTCCGTCGCCAATCCGCTGGACGCCATCGTCTACACGCTCTATCGGAAGCTCGGCATCCCGAAGAACCGCCTGATCGGCATGGCGGGGGTGCTCGACTCGGCGCGCTACCGCTGGTTCGTCGCGCAAGCCGCCGGTGTGAGCGTGGACAATGTGGAGGCTCTCGTTCTCGGCGGCCACGGCGACACCATGGTTCCGGTGCGCAGCTGCTGTCGGATCGCCGGAATGCCCGTCGAGAAGTTCGTGTCCTCCGAAGACCTCGACGCCATCGAAGCCCGCACCCGAAAGGCGGGCGGAGAGGTCGTCGGTCTCCTGGGATTCGGCTCGGCGTTTGTGTCGCCCGCGCTGTCAGCGCTGGAGATGGCGGAGTCCATCCTCTTCGATCGCAAGAAGGTCACCCCGGTCTGCACCCTCCTCGAAGGGGAGTACGGCGTAGACGGTCTCTTTGTCGGCGTGCCTGCGGTGCTTGGTGCCAATGGCGTGGAGAAGATCATCGAGACCGAACTCACCGATGCCGAGGCCACCGCACTGGAGGCTTCCGTGTCCGCAGTGCGGACCACCTGCGAGGATGTCGACCGCATGCTGGAGCAGGCCACCCCGGCTGGCTGA